One window of Botrimarina mediterranea genomic DNA carries:
- a CDS encoding CsbD family protein: MNWDTIEGQWTQTKGQVKEQWGKLTDDDLATINGKRDQLVGKVQERYGVAREKAEQQVSDFEKSCNC, from the coding sequence ATGAATTGGGATACGATCGAAGGCCAGTGGACTCAGACCAAGGGCCAAGTGAAGGAGCAGTGGGGCAAGCTCACCGATGACGACCTCGCCACCATAAACGGCAAGCGCGACCAGCTTGTCGGCAAGGTGCAGGAGCGTTACGGCGTCGCCCGCGAAAAGGCGGAGCAGCAGGTCAGTGACTTCGAGAAGTCGTGCAACTGCTAA
- the ahcY gene encoding adenosylhomocysteinase: MATAETAKLPYKVLDCTPAEFERLAAFGRQEIRLAENEMPGLMSLREKYGKTKPLAGARIAGCLHMTIQTAVLIETLTALGAEVTWSSCNIYSTQDSAACAVAKAGIPVFAWKGETNEEFDWCIEQTLFAFPSGEPLNMILDDGGDLTAMVHDKFPELLAGIKGLSEETTAGIHRLEVLLKQGRLAVPAINVNDSATKSKFDNLYGCRESLADGVKRATDVMLAGKVAVVCGYGDVGKGCAHSLRSYGCRVIVTEIDPINALQAAMEGFEVTTMEEACSEGNLFVTTTGNKDIILGQHMVQMKEDAILCNIGHFDTEIDIAWLEAQVKAGKATSEVIKTEKEGAVDRYTFKDTGRSILTLAKGRLVNLGCATGHPSFVMSNSFTNQTLAQMELWNNNGEYENQVYRLPKRLDEEVARLHLEKIGVKLTKLTQDQADYLGVPVEGPYKPDHYRY; encoded by the coding sequence GTGGCGACTGCCGAAACCGCGAAGCTCCCCTACAAAGTTCTGGACTGCACGCCCGCGGAGTTCGAGCGCCTGGCCGCGTTCGGCCGCCAAGAGATCCGCCTCGCCGAAAACGAGATGCCGGGCCTCATGTCCCTCCGTGAGAAGTACGGCAAGACCAAGCCGCTGGCCGGCGCCCGGATCGCGGGTTGCCTGCACATGACGATCCAGACGGCCGTGCTCATCGAGACGCTGACCGCCCTGGGCGCCGAGGTCACCTGGAGCAGCTGTAACATCTACAGCACCCAGGACAGCGCCGCCTGTGCGGTCGCTAAGGCCGGCATCCCGGTCTTCGCTTGGAAGGGCGAGACCAACGAGGAGTTCGACTGGTGCATCGAGCAGACCCTGTTCGCCTTCCCGTCGGGCGAGCCGCTCAACATGATCCTGGACGACGGCGGCGACCTCACCGCCATGGTCCACGACAAGTTCCCCGAGCTGCTGGCCGGCATTAAGGGCCTGTCCGAGGAGACCACCGCCGGCATCCACCGCCTCGAGGTGCTGCTCAAGCAGGGCCGCCTGGCGGTCCCGGCGATCAACGTCAACGACTCGGCCACCAAGAGCAAGTTCGACAACCTGTACGGCTGCCGCGAGTCGCTCGCCGACGGCGTCAAGCGCGCCACGGACGTGATGCTCGCCGGCAAGGTCGCGGTCGTCTGCGGCTACGGCGACGTCGGCAAGGGCTGCGCCCACAGCCTCCGCTCGTACGGCTGCCGGGTGATCGTCACCGAAATCGACCCGATCAACGCCCTGCAAGCGGCGATGGAAGGCTTCGAAGTCACGACGATGGAAGAGGCCTGCTCCGAGGGCAACCTCTTCGTCACGACGACCGGCAACAAGGACATCATCCTTGGCCAGCACATGGTCCAGATGAAGGAGGACGCGATCCTCTGCAACATCGGCCACTTCGACACCGAGATCGATATCGCCTGGCTCGAGGCCCAGGTGAAGGCCGGCAAGGCGACCAGCGAGGTCATCAAGACCGAGAAGGAAGGCGCCGTCGATCGCTACACGTTCAAGGACACGGGCCGCTCGATCCTCACCCTGGCCAAGGGCCGGCTGGTGAACCTCGGCTGCGCCACGGGCCACCCGAGCTTCGTGATGAGCAACTCGTTCACGAACCAGACGCTCGCCCAGATGGAGCTCTGGAACAACAACGGCGAGTACGAGAACCAGGTCTACCGCCTGCCGAAGCGCCTCGACGAAGAGGTCGCCCGCCTGCACCTCGAGAAGATCGGCGTCAAGCTGACCAAGCTAACGCAAGACCAAGCCGACTACCTCGGCGTCCCGGTCGAAGGGCCGTACAAGCCGGACCACTATCGTTATTGA
- a CDS encoding ParA family protein has product MGRVLCIANQKGGVGKTTTAVNLAAALAASGRKTLLIDLDPQCNATSAIGGEPTARHPLVQRTPIREAVKATDIEGLQLLPGSRSFHDVDHLATAGGGESRLVADHLAASLSVYDAVLVDCPPSLGTLTETALATADEVVMPLECEYFAMEGLTQMIELVKRVMTRRNSRLRLGGILLTKHDPTLELTHEVEREVRDFFGEAVFQTVVPRDVALAEAPSHGQSIFQYDCRSRGARAYIEICQEVLSP; this is encoded by the coding sequence ATGGGCCGCGTCCTCTGTATCGCGAACCAAAAAGGGGGCGTCGGCAAGACGACCACCGCGGTGAACCTCGCCGCCGCGCTGGCGGCGTCGGGTCGCAAGACCTTGCTGATCGACCTCGACCCGCAGTGCAACGCCACGAGCGCCATCGGCGGCGAGCCCACCGCGCGGCACCCGCTCGTCCAACGCACCCCGATCCGTGAAGCCGTGAAGGCGACCGACATCGAGGGCTTGCAGCTGCTCCCCGGCAGCCGCAGCTTCCACGACGTCGACCACTTGGCGACTGCCGGCGGTGGCGAGTCGCGCCTCGTCGCGGACCACCTGGCGGCGAGCCTTAGCGTCTACGACGCCGTGCTGGTGGACTGCCCGCCGTCGCTGGGGACGCTCACCGAGACGGCCCTCGCTACGGCTGATGAAGTGGTGATGCCCCTCGAGTGCGAGTACTTCGCCATGGAGGGGCTCACCCAAATGATCGAGCTCGTGAAGCGGGTGATGACCCGCCGCAACAGCCGTTTGCGGCTCGGCGGGATCCTGCTAACCAAGCACGACCCAACCCTCGAGCTCACCCACGAGGTCGAGCGCGAGGTGCGTGACTTCTTCGGCGAGGCGGTCTTCCAGACCGTCGTGCCGCGGGACGTCGCCCTGGCCGAGGCCCCCAGCCACGGCCAATCGATTTTTCAATACGACTGCCGCTCGCGCGGCGCTAGGGCCTATATCGAAATCTGTCAGGAGGTGCTGTCGCCATGA
- a CDS encoding phosphoribosylanthranilate isomerase gives MFTIKICGITRHDDAVVAAEAGADAIGLNFYAKSPRSVSVETAMEIARAVDGGPVVVGVFVNASAAEIARVVAAVALGAIQLHGDEPAEFVNELPHGVPVIRAARIGAAGLAEAAAYRDACGDLGRPLAAMLLDASVKVAPGEEVVYGGSGHRLDWPRVAAERGVLAPTPLILAGGLTPVNVAEAIAVSRCDGVDTASGVEVSPGVKDQQMVRSFIAAARRALR, from the coding sequence ATGTTCACAATCAAGATTTGCGGAATCACTCGACACGACGACGCCGTTGTCGCCGCCGAGGCCGGCGCGGACGCGATCGGGCTGAACTTCTACGCCAAGAGCCCGCGGAGCGTTTCGGTCGAAACCGCCATGGAGATCGCCCGGGCCGTCGACGGCGGGCCGGTGGTGGTGGGCGTGTTTGTGAACGCGTCGGCGGCGGAGATTGCCCGGGTGGTGGCGGCGGTCGCGTTGGGCGCCATCCAGCTCCACGGCGATGAGCCGGCGGAGTTCGTCAACGAATTACCGCACGGCGTGCCGGTGATCCGTGCGGCGCGGATCGGGGCGGCGGGCTTGGCCGAGGCTGCGGCTTACCGCGACGCCTGCGGCGACTTGGGTCGACCGCTGGCGGCGATGCTCCTCGACGCGTCGGTGAAAGTCGCCCCCGGCGAAGAGGTCGTCTACGGCGGCTCGGGCCACCGGCTCGACTGGCCGCGGGTCGCCGCCGAGCGGGGGGTGCTGGCGCCGACGCCCTTGATCCTGGCCGGCGGGCTGACGCCGGTTAACGTCGCCGAGGCGATCGCGGTTAGCCGGTGCGATGGCGTCGATACGGCGTCGGGGGTCGAAGTGAGCCCCGGTGTGAAGGACCAGCAGATGGTCCGGTCGTTTATTGCGGCGGCGCGTCGGGCTCTCCGCTGA
- a CDS encoding SDR family oxidoreductase, giving the protein MANYLVTGGAGFIGSHITTALVERGDTVTVLDDLSAGFEKNLGHLKGKVRFVEGSVTDPVAVRKAVEGCEVVYHEAAIASVPASLRTPLESHAACMTGTVNVLNAAREAGARRVVMAASAAAYGDQLSAAKRESDPPKPLSPYAASKLASELYCQAFTASFGLETVALRYFNVFGPRQDPASEYSAVIPIFVTKMIAGERPTVFGDGMQSRDFVYVDDVVQANLLAADAPAASGRVINVGTGRHTTLLDLIAAINAALKTKVEPVFAPPREGDIRESLADITLARTLLKYEPKVPFAAGLMQSIEYYKSIAK; this is encoded by the coding sequence ATGGCCAACTACCTCGTCACCGGCGGCGCCGGGTTCATTGGCTCGCACATCACGACGGCGCTCGTCGAGCGGGGTGATACGGTCACCGTGCTCGACGACTTGTCGGCGGGGTTTGAGAAGAACCTCGGACACTTGAAGGGGAAGGTCCGCTTCGTCGAAGGGAGCGTCACCGACCCCGTCGCGGTGCGTAAGGCGGTGGAGGGCTGCGAAGTCGTCTATCACGAAGCGGCGATCGCTAGCGTGCCGGCGAGTCTGCGGACGCCGCTGGAGTCGCACGCCGCCTGTATGACGGGGACCGTCAATGTGCTGAACGCGGCCCGTGAAGCCGGCGCGCGGCGCGTCGTGATGGCGGCGTCGGCGGCCGCTTATGGGGACCAGCTGTCGGCGGCCAAGCGGGAGAGCGATCCGCCCAAGCCTTTGTCACCCTACGCGGCGTCGAAGCTGGCCAGCGAGTTGTACTGCCAGGCGTTCACCGCGTCGTTCGGTTTGGAGACCGTCGCGCTGCGGTACTTCAACGTCTTCGGGCCGCGGCAAGACCCGGCGAGCGAGTACTCGGCAGTGATCCCGATCTTCGTCACGAAGATGATCGCGGGCGAACGGCCGACCGTCTTCGGCGACGGCATGCAGTCCCGCGACTTCGTCTACGTCGATGACGTGGTGCAGGCCAACCTGCTAGCGGCCGACGCCCCGGCCGCGTCGGGCCGGGTGATCAATGTCGGCACGGGTCGGCACACGACGCTGCTCGACCTGATCGCGGCGATCAACGCTGCGCTCAAGACGAAGGTCGAACCCGTCTTCGCCCCACCGCGCGAGGGGGACATCCGCGAAAGCCTCGCCGACATCACGCTAGCGCGGACGCTGCTCAAGTACGAACCGAAGGTCCCGTTCGCCGCGGGCCTCATGCAATCGATCGAGTACTACAAGTCGATCGCGAAGTAG
- a CDS encoding ExeA family protein produces the protein MPSPSLSLTVSQRAFPAHPRADRYFAAATSEAARRRLLQCLVRGDGPALLLGAPGVGKTMLLEVLSADLAQQGLCVVRLASTQLCTRRALLQAILHGLGAPYRDREEGELRLALTDLLSDTTATGEGVALLVDEAQTLPVRLLEELRVLANVAVDGAPRLRLMLAATHALDEAFTAPELDAFSQRIAARCYLDPLNRDETARYVRAHIAVAGGDPDRLLAHDVYETITRASDGLPRLINQVCDRAIVMATEQDRAVIDAAAISEAWSDLHQLAAPWQSPASARLAAASQPQAESDSSVEFGVLDDEEYAAAPPAPQGDWNAGDKLHEVAAASPAAEAFDDGDESFEEEDDDLPCVAYAFPGASTRFDEEEEALLREADDLFNEVASASQAPSEKAPAGQPQPVSESKQAAKAPQATRDPFDEEFDEEEIVIDPFAELERVIPAAPVVTSKPSDLGRALAAIDAAVDGLLADEAFSAQPKAPAPKPSVVAAAEDDILIVETEDGPKPEARREEYAQLFANLRHG, from the coding sequence ATGCCGTCGCCCTCGCTCTCGCTGACCGTCTCGCAACGCGCCTTCCCGGCCCACCCGCGCGCCGACCGCTACTTCGCCGCCGCGACGAGCGAGGCCGCCCGCCGTCGGCTGTTGCAATGCCTAGTGCGTGGCGACGGCCCCGCGCTGCTGCTCGGCGCGCCGGGCGTCGGTAAGACGATGCTGCTGGAGGTCCTCTCGGCCGACCTCGCGCAGCAAGGCCTGTGCGTCGTGCGGCTGGCGAGCACGCAGCTCTGTACCCGCCGCGCGCTGCTGCAAGCGATCCTTCACGGCCTCGGCGCGCCGTACCGGGACCGCGAAGAGGGCGAGCTGCGTCTGGCGTTGACCGACCTGCTGAGCGACACCACCGCCACGGGCGAGGGCGTCGCCCTCTTGGTGGACGAGGCTCAAACGCTGCCGGTTCGCTTGCTCGAAGAATTACGGGTGCTAGCGAACGTCGCCGTCGATGGCGCGCCGCGGCTGCGGCTGATGCTCGCGGCTACCCACGCCCTCGACGAGGCGTTCACCGCGCCGGAGCTCGACGCGTTCAGCCAGCGGATCGCCGCGCGGTGCTATCTCGATCCGTTGAACCGCGACGAGACGGCCCGCTACGTCCGCGCCCATATCGCCGTCGCCGGCGGGGACCCGGACCGGCTGCTCGCCCACGACGTGTACGAAACGATCACCCGCGCCAGCGATGGGCTCCCGCGGCTGATCAATCAGGTGTGCGACCGGGCGATCGTGATGGCGACCGAGCAGGACCGCGCCGTGATCGACGCCGCCGCGATCAGCGAGGCGTGGAGCGACCTGCACCAGCTCGCCGCCCCGTGGCAGTCGCCCGCCTCGGCGCGGCTCGCCGCCGCGTCGCAGCCGCAGGCCGAGAGCGACTCGTCCGTCGAGTTTGGCGTGCTCGACGACGAAGAGTACGCCGCGGCGCCGCCCGCTCCGCAGGGCGATTGGAACGCCGGCGACAAGCTTCACGAAGTCGCCGCCGCGTCGCCGGCCGCTGAGGCGTTCGATGACGGCGATGAGTCGTTCGAAGAAGAGGACGACGATCTGCCGTGCGTCGCGTACGCGTTCCCCGGCGCCTCGACGCGCTTCGACGAAGAAGAGGAAGCGCTCTTGCGAGAGGCGGACGACCTCTTCAACGAAGTCGCCTCGGCGTCGCAGGCCCCGAGCGAGAAGGCGCCCGCAGGCCAGCCGCAGCCGGTTTCAGAGTCAAAGCAAGCCGCGAAGGCGCCGCAAGCGACGCGCGACCCCTTCGACGAAGAGTTCGACGAGGAAGAGATCGTCATCGATCCGTTCGCCGAACTCGAGCGGGTGATCCCCGCGGCGCCGGTGGTGACAAGCAAGCCGAGCGACCTCGGGCGGGCGCTGGCGGCGATCGACGCGGCGGTCGATGGCCTCTTGGCCGACGAGGCCTTCTCCGCACAGCCCAAGGCGCCGGCGCCTAAGCCGTCGGTGGTCGCCGCCGCCGAAGATGACATCCTCATCGTCGAGACCGAAGACGGCCCGAAACCCGAAGCGCGGCGTGAAGAATACGCGCAGCTGTTCGCGAATCTGCGGCACGGTTGA
- a CDS encoding DinB family protein, whose amino-acid sequence MRSAAWLMLLVVIVVTFLTCATPSGAQAPVVEGTVAERTAELELPTPPEDKAEWKPTGELAELLKKMQEASKSSREVFEPLSAAQMNWRPSDGSHTPRWNAEHLAATHLGFFSQAYATLDPEHHKAIRINPKQMPDDYVAAHLDWTGAEEAEQMKRIDDYVSGHAYLLDGHDLDKPVGQGRMTLRKLLEIVAVHYDQHTGNVKKKFELADWPAE is encoded by the coding sequence ATGCGATCCGCCGCTTGGTTGATGCTCCTTGTTGTGATTGTGGTGACGTTCCTCACGTGCGCTACGCCGTCGGGCGCCCAGGCGCCAGTTGTGGAGGGGACGGTCGCGGAGCGAACGGCGGAGCTTGAGTTGCCGACGCCCCCGGAAGACAAAGCCGAGTGGAAGCCGACCGGCGAGTTGGCGGAGCTCCTCAAGAAGATGCAGGAGGCGAGCAAGTCTTCGCGCGAAGTCTTCGAGCCGCTCTCGGCTGCGCAGATGAACTGGCGACCGTCAGACGGCTCGCACACGCCACGCTGGAACGCGGAGCATCTGGCGGCGACCCACCTGGGGTTCTTCTCGCAAGCCTACGCAACCCTCGACCCCGAGCATCACAAGGCGATCCGGATCAACCCCAAGCAAATGCCAGACGACTACGTCGCCGCCCATCTCGACTGGACCGGCGCCGAAGAGGCCGAACAGATGAAGCGGATCGACGACTACGTCAGCGGGCACGCCTACCTGTTGGATGGCCACGACCTCGACAAGCCCGTCGGGCAAGGCCGGATGACCCTCCGCAAGCTGCTCGAGATCGTCGCTGTCCACTACGACCAGCACACGGGGAACGTCAAGAAGAAGTTCGAGCTGGCGGATTGGCCCGCGGAGTGA
- a CDS encoding polyprenol monophosphomannose synthase, which produces MPTPKTLVAVATYNERDNLPSLIDAIEVALPDADILVIDDNSPDGTGAWVEDRAAVDTRVRVVHRAGKLGLGTATFAAMRVAIDEGYDVVCTLDADWSHPPEKLPQLVELIADSRQPTSDSPSIAIGSRYVRGGRIEGWPLKRHVASRMVNAAARFLLRLPTRDSSGAFRAYRVEVLRGLDFDSMRGTGYAYLEEILWRLKRRGAKFVELPITFTERRAGASKINGREVRRAMALLFRLGIAEWTGRDLPPVSANE; this is translated from the coding sequence ATGCCGACCCCGAAGACCCTGGTAGCCGTCGCCACGTACAACGAGCGCGACAACCTGCCGTCGCTAATCGACGCCATCGAAGTCGCGTTACCCGACGCCGACATTCTCGTCATCGACGACAACTCGCCCGATGGCACGGGCGCTTGGGTGGAGGACCGCGCTGCAGTTGATACGCGGGTGCGTGTCGTGCACCGGGCGGGAAAGCTCGGCCTCGGCACAGCGACGTTCGCCGCGATGCGCGTCGCGATCGATGAGGGCTACGACGTTGTCTGCACGCTCGACGCCGATTGGAGCCACCCGCCTGAAAAGCTGCCTCAACTCGTCGAGCTGATTGCCGACAGCCGACAGCCGACATCCGACAGCCCCTCCATCGCCATCGGCAGCCGTTACGTCCGCGGCGGGCGCATCGAAGGCTGGCCGCTGAAGCGGCACGTCGCCAGCCGCATGGTGAACGCGGCCGCCCGATTTCTGTTGCGTCTGCCGACCCGCGACTCTAGCGGCGCGTTTCGAGCCTATCGCGTTGAGGTGCTGCGCGGTTTGGACTTCGACTCGATGCGCGGCACGGGTTACGCCTATCTCGAAGAGATCCTCTGGCGGCTGAAGCGTCGCGGCGCAAAGTTCGTGGAACTGCCGATCACCTTCACCGAACGCCGTGCCGGGGCCTCGAAGATCAACGGCCGTGAGGTGCGCCGGGCGATGGCGTTGCTCTTCCGACTCGGCATTGCCGAGTGGACCGGACGGGATTTGCCGCCCGTCTCGGCGAATGAATGA
- a CDS encoding aldo/keto reductase has translation MQYRRFGRTELSMPVFSCGGMRYQQTWDDATLDVVEDANQQNLRATIHRAIELGITHIETARGYGTSERQLGLVLPEIRATRPVEAKGGPDGLIVQTKIAPHANPKEFRRQVLDSLDRLKTDYVDLLGLHGINTYEVFWHAVKPGGCLEEARKLQREGRVGSVGFSTHGLTDLIVDAVNYQGAGGFDYVNLHWYYINQWNWPAVEAATKNEVGVFIISPNDKGGLLYKPSDKLVELCQPLHPIVFNSLFCLRRPEVHTLSLGASQPSDFDLQVSSLPLLDKADERLAPILARLRRAMVEAVGEDVADHFRDGLPTWEEGDNAGYINTHIVLWLRNLALAYDLTEYGKMRYNLLGNGGHWFSGLNAAHLDTMPTERLEKAYKDSPFADRIAGWLREAHELLGGAEVQRLGRD, from the coding sequence ATGCAGTACCGCCGATTCGGTCGAACCGAGCTGTCGATGCCCGTCTTTAGTTGTGGCGGGATGCGCTATCAGCAGACTTGGGACGACGCGACGCTCGACGTGGTCGAGGACGCCAATCAGCAGAACCTGCGGGCGACGATCCACCGCGCGATCGAGCTGGGGATCACGCACATCGAGACGGCCCGCGGCTACGGCACCAGCGAGCGGCAGCTGGGGTTGGTGCTGCCGGAGATTCGCGCGACGCGGCCGGTCGAGGCGAAGGGCGGACCCGACGGTTTGATCGTCCAAACCAAGATCGCGCCGCACGCCAACCCGAAGGAGTTCCGCCGCCAGGTGCTCGACTCGCTTGACCGGCTGAAGACAGACTACGTCGATCTGCTCGGCCTGCACGGCATCAACACGTACGAGGTCTTCTGGCACGCCGTGAAGCCCGGTGGGTGTTTGGAAGAGGCGCGGAAGCTGCAGCGTGAGGGACGTGTCGGGAGCGTCGGCTTCTCGACGCACGGGCTCACCGACTTGATCGTCGATGCGGTGAACTACCAGGGCGCGGGCGGTTTCGACTACGTGAACCTACACTGGTACTACATCAACCAGTGGAACTGGCCCGCGGTCGAGGCGGCGACGAAGAACGAGGTCGGCGTGTTTATTATCTCGCCGAACGACAAGGGCGGGCTGCTCTACAAGCCGTCGGACAAGCTCGTCGAGTTGTGCCAACCGTTGCACCCGATTGTCTTCAACAGTTTGTTCTGTCTGCGGCGGCCGGAGGTGCACACCCTGAGCCTCGGCGCCTCGCAGCCGAGCGACTTCGACTTGCAGGTGTCGTCGCTACCGCTGCTCGACAAAGCGGACGAGCGTCTCGCGCCGATCCTCGCGCGGTTGCGGCGGGCGATGGTCGAGGCGGTGGGTGAAGACGTGGCCGATCACTTCCGCGACGGGCTCCCCACTTGGGAGGAGGGCGATAACGCCGGCTATATCAACACCCACATCGTGCTCTGGCTGCGGAACCTGGCGCTGGCGTACGACCTCACCGAGTACGGCAAGATGCGCTACAACCTGCTGGGGAACGGCGGCCACTGGTTCTCGGGCCTCAACGCGGCGCACCTCGACACAATGCCGACTGAGCGATTGGAGAAGGCCTACAAGGACTCCCCGTTCGCCGACCGGATCGCGGGCTGGCTACGCGAAGCCCACGAGTTGCTTGGCGGCGCCGAGGTGCAACGTCTCGGCCGCGATTAA
- a CDS encoding 6-phosphofructokinase encodes MSKQRIGILTSGGDCPGLNAVIRGAVKASHQLGYDCVGFLKGYEGLYDPVQYVHLTPSSTRGILSQGGTILGSTNKGRFAATVGVQDRQEIEPYLIEGVKNTIEQLGITGLVCVGGDGSLAVAQQFHEQGIPVVGVPKTIDNDLSATAFTFGFDSAVECATDALDRLHTTAASHERIMVLEVMGRHAGWIALHAGIAGGGDVILLPEIEWNWDHVCHKILQRESQGKKFTLVVVAEGAHLPGGDLVGEQRSGAQMKLGGIGRTVCDEIEHRLQREVRLSVLGHLQRGGQPTTFDRVLATQYGAHAVRLVHQKKFGEMLCYQPPEMTSVPIMEAVNVLRRVDVNGAAVQAARALGISFGDRPVNEVGFELFDTIESETTAPAHAEQIEEYTDEFTEQLETPAVEVASEPTPVMEEAVASVEEPAVVEETLAVEEAAEVEETEPAIEVPASEEPVIEKTVAASVTSLATEAIEEEEAAEEIADSLLDLVADADEMIHGAVEIDAATINAAETESVEAEDVDTEMPETDGLEADSLESEEPGLEQAADDAEEVGVTAPKSLEEGLEVDSPALSLDETEATSTAEETAGPEAAEKLAVDLEAVQAELAEKIADAAKAKRDAAQVETIAEPDAESLSVADLVKQKLASMSPTAKAAAEKPEPTKSVLDEPHGEDLVADARAALEEALAK; translated from the coding sequence ATGAGCAAGCAACGAATTGGCATCCTCACCTCGGGCGGCGACTGCCCCGGTCTCAATGCGGTAATCCGCGGCGCCGTGAAGGCGTCCCACCAGTTGGGGTACGACTGCGTCGGCTTCCTAAAGGGTTACGAGGGCCTCTACGACCCGGTGCAGTACGTCCACCTCACCCCCAGCAGCACCCGCGGCATCCTGAGCCAGGGGGGCACTATCCTCGGCTCCACGAACAAGGGCCGCTTCGCCGCGACCGTCGGCGTGCAGGACCGTCAGGAGATCGAGCCCTACTTGATCGAGGGCGTCAAGAACACCATCGAGCAGCTCGGCATCACGGGCCTCGTGTGCGTCGGCGGCGACGGCTCGCTTGCGGTCGCCCAGCAGTTCCACGAGCAAGGCATCCCCGTCGTCGGCGTCCCGAAGACGATCGACAACGACTTGTCGGCGACCGCATTCACGTTCGGCTTCGATAGCGCTGTCGAGTGCGCGACCGACGCGCTCGACCGGCTGCACACGACCGCCGCCAGCCACGAGCGGATCATGGTGCTCGAGGTCATGGGCCGCCACGCAGGGTGGATCGCGCTGCACGCCGGCATCGCCGGTGGCGGCGACGTGATCTTGCTGCCCGAGATCGAGTGGAACTGGGACCACGTCTGCCACAAGATCCTGCAACGCGAAAGCCAGGGCAAGAAGTTCACACTGGTCGTCGTCGCCGAAGGCGCGCACCTGCCGGGTGGCGACCTTGTTGGCGAGCAACGCAGCGGCGCGCAGATGAAACTCGGCGGCATCGGCCGCACCGTCTGCGACGAGATCGAGCACCGCCTGCAACGCGAAGTGCGGTTGAGCGTGCTCGGCCACCTGCAACGCGGCGGCCAGCCGACGACCTTTGACCGGGTGCTCGCCACGCAGTACGGCGCGCACGCGGTGCGTCTAGTTCACCAGAAGAAATTCGGGGAGATGCTCTGCTACCAGCCGCCGGAAATGACCAGCGTGCCGATCATGGAGGCGGTCAACGTGCTGCGTCGCGTCGATGTGAATGGCGCCGCGGTGCAAGCCGCCCGCGCGCTGGGCATCAGCTTCGGCGATCGCCCCGTCAACGAGGTCGGCTTCGAGCTGTTCGATACGATTGAATCGGAAACGACGGCGCCGGCTCATGCCGAGCAGATCGAAGAGTACACGGACGAGTTCACCGAACAACTAGAGACGCCCGCGGTTGAAGTCGCATCCGAGCCAACGCCGGTAATGGAGGAGGCCGTCGCGTCTGTCGAAGAGCCGGCTGTCGTTGAAGAAACGCTTGCTGTTGAAGAAGCGGCGGAAGTCGAAGAGACCGAGCCCGCTATCGAAGTGCCCGCCAGCGAAGAGCCCGTCATCGAGAAGACGGTCGCCGCTTCGGTAACTTCTCTCGCAACAGAGGCAATCGAGGAAGAAGAGGCCGCCGAAGAGATCGCCGATTCGCTGCTCGACCTGGTGGCCGACGCCGACGAGATGATCCACGGCGCCGTTGAGATCGACGCCGCTACGATCAACGCTGCGGAGACCGAGTCGGTCGAAGCCGAAGACGTCGACACCGAGATGCCTGAGACGGACGGGTTGGAGGCGGACTCCCTCGAATCCGAAGAGCCCGGGTTAGAACAGGCAGCCGATGACGCCGAGGAAGTTGGCGTCACGGCGCCAAAGTCACTCGAAGAGGGTCTCGAGGTGGATTCGCCGGCGTTGTCGCTGGACGAAACCGAGGCAACATCCACAGCCGAGGAAACGGCGGGGCCCGAAGCCGCCGAGAAGTTGGCGGTCGATCTCGAAGCCGTCCAGGCCGAGCTCGCTGAGAAAATCGCCGACGCCGCCAAGGCCAAACGTGACGCGGCGCAGGTCGAGACGATCGCCGAGCCCGATGCCGAGTCGTTATCGGTCGCCGATCTCGTCAAGCAGAAACTCGCATCGATGAGCCCGACGGCGAAGGCCGCTGCCGAGAAGCCCGAACCGACGAAGTCGGTGCTCGACGAGCCACACGGGGAAGACTTGGTTGCAGACGCCCGAGCAGCGCTCGAAGAGGCGCTGGCGAAGTAG